A region of Tigriopus californicus strain San Diego chromosome 7, Tcal_SD_v2.1, whole genome shotgun sequence DNA encodes the following proteins:
- the LOC131883436 gene encoding uncharacterized protein LOC131883436 yields the protein MGDLFENQYAREIDPAKLKVTPEGMSHYIPHHSVYHPQKKSIRVVFNCANQVAGQSVNDHLLVGPDLTNQLVGVLLRFRMEPIAFMADIRKMFYQVRVPEADMNYLRFWWHKSNDENEDLVEYEMTRHLFGGRSSPGCANYALKRTGLDHGQHFSDIARQTLNDNFYVDDCLKSVDSVTEAVTIAKEMVGLCRKGGFELTKFVSNSVAFLSQIPKENRDPSLKSLPLDSSSLPTERALGVLWDIESDTLGFRIEAATEVITKRSILSTISSVYDPVGAASAFLLPGRMIMQDICASKVGWDQSIPMEYEVRWKQWLRDLSALTDISIPRSIKPASFGRIVSKELHCFADGSTVAYGAVVYLRVEDEFGNINVSFVAGKARVAPRRPTTIPRLELVGALLAATLGCQVGRHLRLNGQQHYFWTDSMVVIGYLQNDEKRFHMFVANRVLKIRELTGRGRWRYVESSQNPADDASRGLDCQAMNQEHRWFKGPNFLWNNKCRWRDGDDTVVCVQEDDPEVKQTKIVRGALVKDEDFLQTMIDRYSSWSRLKGAIATWMQFIDYRTSRMELDRSNKVETLEKAARCLIKSEQKRVFSHLKTVGTQRPSIKKRMLAKVNSPLAKLDPFVDKEGVLRVGGRLNRLVNEDVNPIILPKGSKLTDLIVRSHHCQVGHGGRGMTINAIRQAGYWIMGINSLVRSHLNQCLRCKILRGRCEQPKMADLPIDRLRAAPPFSFVGVDFFGPFVIKNKRKEEKRYGAIFSCLSSRAVHIEVAQSMDTSSYLAALRRMISRRGPIRLLRSDNGLNFVGAEREMGEALREMDHAQISKFLSRQGADYEGWKRNPPYASNFGGVWERQIRSIRAILAALMIEHGHVLNDESFSTLMCEIEAIINSRPLTVDSLSDPSSPMPLSPSMLLTQKTRVVLPPPGKFEKPDLYCRKQWRRTQFLVEQFWSRYRREYLDSLQPRPKWNARRPNLAVNDVVLLKEDNLVRNWWRLARVCEVFPDEDGVVRSVMICVGDRDTKNLKRCKASTYHRPVNKLVLLERARRPDEPDGEAKQDL from the coding sequence ATGGGGGATCTCTTCGAAAACCAGTACGCCAGAGAGATTGACCCAGCTAAGCTCAAGGTCACCCCTGAAGGAATGTCGCATTATATTCCGCATCATTCCGTCTACCACCCACAAAAGAAAAGCATTCGAGTCGTTTTCAATTGTGCCAACCAGGTTGCAGGCCAATCTGTGAATGATCATCTATTAGTTGGACCAGATCTCACAAATCAACTCGTTGGAGTTCTCCTCAGATTTCGGATGGAACCGATTGCGTTCATGGCTGACATACGCAAAATGTTCTATCAAGTGCGGGTTCCGGAAGCTGATATGAATTACCTTCGTTTCTGGTGGCACAAATCGAATGACGAGAACGAGGATCTGGTGGAATATGAGATGACCAGACATTTGTTTGGAGGGCGAAGCTCCCCTGGATGCGCTAACTACGCATTGAAACGTACTGGATTGGACCACGGTCAACATTTCTCGGATATCGCAAGACAAACATTGAACGACAATTTTTATGTCGACGATTGTCTAAAAAGTGTTGATTCTGTCACCGAGGCCGTGACGATAGCCAAGGAGATGGTTGGTCTTTGTCGAAAGGGGGGATTTGAACTAACAAAGTTTGTATCGAATTCGGTGGCTTTCCTGAGTCAAATCCCAAAAGAAAATCGCGATCCCTCCTTGAAAAGTCTTCCATTGGACTCCTCCAGTCTACCCACCGAGAGAGCGCTTGGAGTCCTCTGGGACATTGAGTCGGACACACTTGGATTTAGAATCGAAGCGGCCACCGAAGTCATCACAAAGAGGTCAATCCTATCAACAATTTCGAGCGTTTATGACCCAGTGGGGGCGGCATCCGCATTTCTGCTCCCCGGTCGAATGATAATGCAGGATATCTGTGCATCGAAAGTTGGTTGGGATCAATCAATTCCCATGGAATACGAAGTGAGGTGGAAGCAATGGTTGAGGGATTTGTCGGCTTTGACCGATATCAGCATCCCAAGATCCATCAAGCCTGCAAGCTTTGGCAGAATTGTGTCCAAAGAGCTCCACTGTTTCGCCGATGGATCGACTGTGGCGTATGGAGCCGTTGTTTATCTTCGGGTGGAAGACGAGTTCGGGAACATCAACGTTAGCTTTGTGGCGGGAAAAGCTCGAGTGGCTCCGCGCCGTCCAACTACAATCCCGCGGTTAGAGTTGGTCGGAGCTTTGTTGGCGGCAACTCTTGGTTGTCAAGTTGGGCGGCATCTGAGGCTGAACGGACAACAGCATTACTTTTGGACGGACAGCATGGTGGTGATTGGTTACCTCCAAAACGACGAAAAGAGGTTCCACATGTTTGTCGCCAACCGGGTTCTTAAAATACGTGAACTAACGGGGAGGGGGCGATGGAGATACGTAGAATCCTCCCAAAATCCGGCTGATGATGCGTCTCGGGGTCTTGACTGTCAAGCAATGAATCAAGAACATCGTTGGTTCAAAGGCCCAAACTTTCTGTGGAACAACAAATGTCGGTGGCGAGATGGTGATGATACTGTTGTTTGTGTCCAAGAAGACGATCCTGAAGTTAAACAAACCAAAATCGTTCGTGGTGCCCTGGTGAAGGATGAGGATTTCCTTCAGACAATGATCGATCGATACTCTTCTTGGAGCCGACTCAAAGGAGCTATTGCTACGTGGATGCAGTTTATTGACTACCGAACTTCCAGGATGGAACTGGACCGATCAAATAAGGTGGAAACCCTTGAGAAGGCTGCGCGATGCTTAATCAAATCTGAACAGAAGCGAGTTTTTAGCCACTTAAAGACCGTTGGAACCCAAAGGCCTAGTATCAAGAAACGGATGCTTGCAAAAGTCAACAGTCCCCTTGCCAAACTTGATCCTTTCGTCGATAAAGAAGGAGTTTTACGTGTCGGTGGTCGACTCAATCGTTTGGTTAATGAAGACGTTAATCCTATTATTCTTCCAAAAGGGAGCAAGCTTACTGATCTAATTGTTAGAAGCCATCATTGTCAAGTCGGTCATGGTGGCCGAGGAATGACCATTAACGCCATCAGACAGGCGGGATACTGGATAATGGGCATCAATTCACTTGTCAGGAGCCATCTTAACCAATGTCTGCGATGCAAGATACTGCGTGGACGGTGTGAACAACCCAAAATGGCGGATCTGCCTATTGATCGGTTAAGGGCAGCCCCGCCCTTTTCGTTCGTCGGTGTGGACTTTTTTGGACCCTTCGTGATCAAGAATAAGcgaaaggaagaaaaacgaTATGGGGCCATATTCTCGTGCTTATCGTCCAGAGCTGTTCACATCGAGGTTGCGCAATCCATGGATACCTCATCTTACCTGGCGGCATTACGCCGCATGATATCGCGCCGGGGCCCAATCAGATTGTTACGGTCAGACAACGGCCTTAACTTCGTAGGAGCCGAGAGGGAGATGGGTGAAGCGCTTCGAGAAATGGACCATGCTCAAATATCGAAATTTCTTAGCCGGCAAGGGGCTGACTATGAAGGATGGAAGAGGAACCCCCCATATGCTTCCAACTTTGGAGGCGTTTGGGAACGTCAGATTCGTTCGATTCGAGCCATCTTGGCCGCCCTAATGATTGAGCACGGTCACGTGCTAAATGACGAAAGTTTCAGTACTTTAATGTGCGAAATTGAAGCTATTATCAATTCCCGTCCCCTCACTGTCGATTCGTTGAGTGATCCTTCCAGTCCCATGCCGCTATCGCCCTCAATGCTCCTAACTCAAAAGACAAGAGTGGTCCTCCCTCCACCGGGAAAGTTTGAGAAACCGGACTTGTACTGCCGGAAGCAGTGGAGAAGGACACAATTTCTTGTTGAacaattttggtcaagatatCGTCGCGAGTATTTGGATTCCCTGCAACCCCGGCCCAAGTGGAATGCTCGAAGACCGAACTTGGCGGTAAACGACGTCGTGTTGTTAAAGGAAGACAACTTGGTGCGAAATTGGTGGAGGTTGGCACGAGTATGCGAAGTTTTTCCGGATGAAGACGGAGTCGTCCGAAGTGTTATGATTTGTGTGGGCGATCGAGATACCAAGAATCTTAAAAGGTGCAAAGCCTCAACGTACCATAGACCTGTCAATAAACTTGTACTGCTGGAAAGAGCGAGAAGACCGGACGAGCCCGACGGGGAAGCCAAGCAAGATTTGTAA